DNA from Globicephala melas chromosome 11, mGloMel1.2, whole genome shotgun sequence:
AGCCACATCCTTCAGGATTCCTGCCTCAGTGACCACACCACCCTGGTCTCAGCAAAACATCATCTCCCACACCtcaccactgatttttttttttttttttaatatgcctaGAGCAGATCCTTGAACCAGAGCTGCAAATTGATTGGACCTGGGGTGcaggactggctacataatttgcagggcccagtgcaaaatgaaaacgcaGGACCCCCTTGTAAGCATGATCCTGTGTGGTCCCTGCTGGGCTGAGGACTGGCCCCGGGGCGGCCAACTCATTGGCTCGCGGATGACCTTTGAAATGAAGGTCCGCAGCCTGGCCAGTCAGATGTTTTTCCTCGAATTTAATGGGAAAGACAGAGGCTGCCCATTGGaagtaaaagaaaccaaagtCATATCAAAAATTCTCAAAACCTGCTCACAGTTTTTCCCCCACACAGCAGTGAGAATGACCTTCTTAAAATCAAATCAGAGGCGATCTTTCCCCAACTTGAAACCACCCGTCCACCCTCACTCCATGCTCTGGGTCACTCCCTCACGCCACTGCAGACACACtatgcctttttgttttctgaacaGACGTAGCTTGTTCAAGGTACGTGAGTCacccatgctgttccctctgccccacaCAGGCTCCCTCTTCCTTCTCAACCGTCACATCTTAAAGGTCACCTCCCAGAGAGGCCCTCTTGCTGCACCTGGCTGAAGGAGGGTCCTCCTGTTAGTCTCTATCCTAGCGCCGCCCGCCACCCCCCCAATTCCCTGAGCAGGCTCCTTGCGATTTgcaatcatttatttttgttggtttgtgtACATGTTTGCTGTCTGCCTCCCTAGCAGAATGTCAGCTCTGTGGGAGTGGGAGCCTTGCCTGTTTAGTTCATCTCTGTCTACCACCATACCTGGCAGATTATAGAAACTCTAACATATGGTAGGATGAATGAATAATTGTATGATTGTGTACTTTCTCAATGGCCATTCCTGTTATGCAGGAGCTCTTGGTTTTGTGGACCTGTTTTGCATCTGGCCACACTTGAATTTTCTCATTAGTTCCAAGAGCTTTTCTGTTAATCCATTTGGGAATTCTGGGTGCATATAGTGATATCTTATGCAAATATTAATTCTGCCCTCTCCTTTCCTaaagttatataatttatttctgtttcctaaCTCATTGCTTTGGCAACATACAGTTAGTTGTTTTAAAGATGGTGTGACTGATAAAAAATTCTGAAGCTTTGGAAGGTTTGGGGGCACACAGGAATTAAGGGCAGGACGACTAGCCAAGGAGCTGAAGCAATTAGTGTGGTGTGATAATGGGCTGGGAAAGATGAGAGCTGAGCACATAGGAAGAAAAGAGTGTAGCTAAGAATTACTCAGATAAAGGACTGGTGAGACTTGGTAATGGGAAAAGGCAGTGGAAGGGGGAAAAATTCCCCAAACTCCAATCTGAATCAAGATATTCTAACACACTGGCTCCCAAACAACTTAATCTCAGACTAAGAAAATATCCACATTTTTAAAGGAGGAGGGAGTTGATATAGCCAactgtttgtttttaactaaCTACTAAACCCTACCACAATCATTTTTTAAGGACCAAAAAATTAAGAAGGATATAACCTGAAAAACAAATAgccttctgaaaaaagaaaattaattagaaTTCTCATTTTAGAAGTTTTGAGAATGGgaattcaagaaagaaaattagcaaCCATGTCTCTAGGCTTTGAcacttaattattatattttggaTGTAGCAAAATTAACACTTTTCTCAGTTTACACAGCATCTTTACAAATGGGGTCTCAATCCTCCTCACAGCACCCGGCAGTAGGTAATAAGAGAAATGCCAAACGTGTCTGGTGTGCTACCATTTGCAAAGCATCATCTCCCCTTTGATGCCCACATTCCCTAACATGTCACCTTGCAATCTGCACCCCATCAAACCCCCTCCTCCTGTGTTTTCCAACCCCACTGACCTATTACCCACTTCCAGGTTCTTGCACAGACCACCATCCCTGTCTAGTTTACTTGGAGAACTGTTCATCAAGCAGAAAATGGCTTTCATCCTCTTCCCAGTGGGAGGGAAGAAGTGAGGGTCTGTCCACAGGCAACATGGTGGTTGGTGGTTTTTAAGAGGGGGACTAGAGCCTGACGTATGCAGTGGGAACACAGCCCCTCAGTTGCATCATGGAAACCACATGCCTTAAAGCACTGGTTCCCCAAGACCAACCTCCCtgagcatcagttttctcatctgtacaacctcaaagcttttattttaaattgccaacaaatatttattgagtgcctactatataaCAGACCAGACACTGCCAACGCCTAGCGTATAGTAGAGGCTCAACCTCAGAAAAGTGGGACTCATGAAGGGAGCAGAGCCAAGGCCTAAATTTTCACTCTAAATACTACATGCAGCTAATGGCCAGTCTGTGTCACCCTCTTgagactttttcttaaaaatcccCACCctcgggcttcccgggtggctcagtggttgagagtccacctgccgatgcaggggacacgggttcgggccccggtccaggaaaatcccacatgctggggagcagctgggcccgtgagccagggccgctgagcctgcacgtccggagcctgtgctccgcaacgggagaggccacgacaatgagaggcccgcgtaccgcaaaaaaaaaaaaaaaaaatccccactcCCACTCTCACCCCTTTGTAAGTAGACATGGCAGTCCTGGGATTTCATACCCTCCTCTTTGGTCTGGAGAAAGTGAAAAGCTGGACATGTCCATGAGGAAATTTGGAACTACAGATAGGGAAGTTGGACAATAAGGGGTGATATTTTCTTTTGATCACTGCATTTATCCAAATTATCCTTAACAAGTACATATTGCTCTTTTtaaataccttttctttttctgatacaAGCTCAATGAGAAACAGAATTCCTTTTATAGGAGGGAAAAGTTTTTTTTCAAAGTCAGGCCAAAAACATTTGCATGCGTCAACCCATACACTTTGTGACCCCACTTTTAGGGGTCAAGAAAAGTAGCACTTTTCTATACCCCACTTTACAGCCATCATCTCCAGTCCTTACAACCCTGTGCACAGGCTCAATtatcttcatttcacaaatgaggaaaccaaggctcggAAAGGCAAGTCGCTTGCCCAGGGCCGCACAGTGAGCTGAGATCCATCTAACACCAAAACCCTTGCCCTTCAGCTGTGCCCAGAATGGGTGAGACTGTGGGCCCAGCTCTGACCAACTCCCCTGTCACTTCTACAGCCTCCATGTACTCGGAGATCCAGAGGGAGCGGGCGGACATCGGAGGCCTGATGGCCCGGCAAGAATACAGAGAGTGGAACCCGGAGCTCATCAAGCCCAAGAAGCTGCTGAACCCCGTGAAGGCCTCCCGGAGCCACCAGGAGCTGCACCGAGAGCTGCTCATGAATCACAGGAGGTGGGAGTGGAGTTCGGCTGCCTAGTCTGGCAAGCACCCCCTCAGGCCTGCTGAGGCGCGGGGAGGTGCCCCTCACGAAAGGCAGGCCTGGTAGTCATCCTGGGGCTCCTAGAGGCTGAGGAGGTCAAAGGGCGCCCCACATGGTCACCAGCAGACACTGGGAAGGTCCAAAGGCCCTGTTCTCCCACCCAGCTACCTACCTGTAGCTGCCCTCCAGGTGCATTTACCATGTGCGAGGCACCGTGCCCAGACTTGGGGCTACAAGAAGGAATGGGACCCagttcctgccctcacagaggAGATAGATGCATACCAGGTGGTAGGACGGGTGCTTGGATGGGGCCATAAATGGGCCTGCGACCCCAGAGGAGCCGCCAGGCAGTGTTCCAAGATACTATCACTTCCTCCATGAGGTCAAGGCCCGAAGGGTGGGCACAAGTCAGCCAGCTTAGGAGGGGGACACTGGCCGGTAGAAGCAAGTATGTTCCCAGCAGATGGATAAGCATGTGCGAACGGACAGGAGACGAGTAGCTCAGAGTGGCTGGAGCAAAGATTGTAAGGTAGGCCAGAAGAGACATGTGGACCTGTGAAGGGTCTCAAGCAGGGGTGTCACAGTCGTGGAGGGGGTATGAGTGGAGCAAGGAGGCCAGGAGCATGCAATGAGCAAGGCAGGCTTGGGGCATCAGGGCTGGGACTGGATTATTGAGAGAGattgtggggaaggggagagggaggctgaGCTTTCCGGCCCTCCGAGGCCAGAGCACCAGGACGAAGGCCGCAGTGCCTTTGAAGCTCCCTCTACTGGCCGTTTTTGGTATTGGCGCTGGCTGTgattttcattcttgttttcaGTTGTGCGCAACATCCCTTCCTCAGATCTCACTTTGCCTCCTCCGTGTtgtgcccaccccctccctcttaGTCACAGCAGTCTCTCTGTATCCACAGAGGGTGGGTTCCGGAACCCCCCACAGAACcccaaatccacagatgctcCAGTCCCTTATGTATTTAAAATGGCCTAGTACAGCCAGCCCTCCGTATCCCCGGAGTCAGCCAACCACCGATCTGATCCGCGGAAACAAAGCGCTGACTGTGTATTATGAGTATTTTCTCAGGTTGCCTTTTAGAGTCATCCCGTTTAAAATCACCACAATTAAACAAAAGCCTAAAGACAAAtcaggggaaatatttgcaatataaatgataaaaatacatatgtgcCTCTTATaaattcataaggaaaaaatGATAGGTATGGTTAGGTCGCAAAAGAAGAAATGCAAGTAGCTGGCAAACATCTCCAAGGCTGGTCCCTGTGACTAGCaatcaaagaaacaaaggaaaaccagGTATTTTTTGCCTACCAGATTCTCAAATACAAAAAGATCGGATAGTGACAATAGGGAGAAACAGATGCTCTTGTATACTGTTGACGGAAGTATAAAGTGGATAATCTTTTCTAAGGAACAAGATGGGAATATGTatccaaaatcttttaaaagcgCCTGACCCAGCAGCTCTACCTCTAGAAACTCATCCTGAGAAAATAACCAGTAATATCATAAAACCTGGCCTCTGAACTTAGACAGGCGTAGGTGCAAATCCTCCTTCGGTCCCTTCATAGCGGTGACTTGGACACGTGTCTTAAATCCTAGGAGCCTTCCCTGTATAACGGGACAGTAATGGTTTCACCTCCCCGGGCTAGCAGGAGGATTGCACGATGTAATGGTATAGGGTGATGTCTGTGCAGGGTGTAGCCCTGGGTGGGGAGAAGTTGGGGGGTCTCCTAACAACCACCTCCTCCCGCCACCCCAGGGGCCTGGGCGTGGACAGCAAGCCGGAGCTGCAGCGTGTCCTGGAGCACCGCCGGCGGAACCagctcatcaagaagaagaaggaggaactgGAGGCCAAGCGCTTGCAGTGCCCCTTTGAGCAGGAGCTCCTGAAACGGCAGCAGAGGCTGAGCCAGGTGGGTGGGGGCCCCCAGACCCGGCCCACGCCTCCTCCAAGACTGTCCTGGCCCAGGGAGGAGCTCCGCATGCGGCCACAGCTGACCACGAGGTTGAGCAAAATGGGGACTGCACCAGGAGTCCACCCCTGGCCTGAGTCCTCACTCTGCCACTCCCTTTGCTGCGTGACTTTGGGCCAGTGGCTTCCTCtcgctgaacctcagtttcctcatgggcCCAATGCTGATTCTGATTGCCTTCTCTCAACTGCCCCGTGAGCTCGGTGGAGTTCCCATTTTAGAAACGAGGTTAGCAATCTGAACCAGGCTTCACGGGGAGAACAGTCTCATGCTCTGTTCCCCCCAGCTACCAGGCTGGGGGCAAAACTGATCCCCATTCTGTTTCCCCAGAGAGGACCCTTGGTCCAAACCCAGTGGCTTTTAAGAATGGGAATTCCCCTAGCCCACCCACTTCacatctctgtttctctctccttcagctGGAAAAACCACCAGAAAAGGAAGAGGACCATGCCCCCGAATTTATTAAAGTCAGGGAAAACCTGCGGAGAATCACCACCCTGACCCGTGAAGAGAGAGCGCTTTAGAGCCAGCTGCTGGAGCTCCAGCGCCCCCTGCAGCCCGCCCCTGGTCTTGACACATCTGTGATGGTCACACTCGCTTCTGTAAAATGCGTTGTCTCAGAGGGccgccctccccccaaccccccgaaGATGGGGGCTCCTGAGCTCCCAGCCTTTTCGTTCTGAGTACTCATCCCTCCTGCTCCAAGAAGAAGCCACTGCTGGGAAAACTTTCACCAGGCACTTCTCCCTGAGGGGGGCTTCTGAGCTCTGCCAAGATTTTTCTGGCAGAGTTGAGAAGGGACAGGGGCATCTCTGGCTGGACAGGCCGTCCGTTCTGCCCAGGCCCCAAGGGGCCCTGCTTCTCTGGGCAGCCCAGCTCCCAGGTCTCCAAGAACTTCCCTGCCTGGGGTGGTCTCTGCAGCCCGGTGTGGGGCAGCTCAGCAGAGCATCCCGGGATGCCGGCTCTGCAAGCCGCCTGAGGGGAGGACGGGTCTGTCTAACGACGACAGCTTCTTTCTCAGACTCTGCCAGCCTTTCCCCAGCCCCATGCCTTTATCTTCTCCTCTCCACAGCCCCACCCTCTCCAGGCCCTGTAACCACACCTAGCCAGGGCTGCAGCCCTTCCGCTACTGGACGGCtagaacagtgcttctcaaacttcacaGTGCCTATAAATTACTGGGGATCTTGCTAAAAGACCGGCTTTTGGGTCAGTATATTTGGGGTGCGGGCTGAGATCCTCATTGCTAAGAAGCTCCTAGACTGCTGGGCTGAGGCCCACACTGTACCCGGCAAGGCTGGAGCGTCCAGGGGTGGTCAATGAGGCCATCTCTGCCCCACAGCGCCCACGGCCCTCTGCCCTGGAGATTCCCACCTGCCACCACAGCCCCCAAGGGCTCCTTATTTTCCACCCACCCCAGGGACCTCAGGCCTGGGAAGGCTCTCGCCTAGCAAATTGTGTTATGTGACCAGAAATGTATGTAATCGCCAATCTGCATTTCTTACCACACTGATGCAATTCTAGCCAAAGACTCCcacaaaacttttcttttaaaccttTTCCCGAAGCCTATGAAGAGCAAATTATAACGTGATTTCCAATAGGcttctgaaaatataaaaaacgGTTTGAAGACCCTACAGCCACCCTTCCAAACCGGTCCCGTTGAGTCCCCATTTCCAGCCTCTGCACCTGGGACCCACCCCTATTTGGTTTCCATCACCTGGGCCAGCTTCAGTGAATTCACCCATTCTTCCTCAAAACGCCCTTCCCAACGCGAGACCAAATGTTTCAGCCTTTTGCTCCTATCCCATATTTAAAGATTTAGAGACTAAACCGGGCCTGTTTCTTTTTCCCCTGAAGTCCCTGCCTCTGGCTTTGTAAACCCATCATTCAAGGTAGCAGGGCAGTGCTAGAAAAGCATTTCCTTTCACACCCCAAGACTGGCACAGAGCTACCAGAAAGAGCTACCGCTGGGATGCCCTTTGATACTTGGACCAAAGGTGGGAGGAAAGGGATCATCCTGGTCTTAGGCCTAACTGGGTGGCTGGAGAGGGACTAAAGACATCATCCTTTTCCTGTGGGGGGGCGGCGGCTCTAAAAGTCTCTCAAATGTGACAGTCTCAGTGAGAAGATGGTAATACTGTTTTCAATGTCTGCCAGGTGAGAGAATGCTAAAAATGCACAGTCCCTAAATAAaggccaccccttccccaaagaaGCTGTCCCCTGTGTGGTGTTCAGACAGGAAAAGCAAGACTGAGTATCTAGGATGAAGTAGGCCCCTCCAAGGGAACGCTTGGGATTTCACTCTGTGGGCCCCATAGGTGCTCCACAGAGGTGGCAAATCATGGAGACAAAGCCCCAGAAGTAGAAGGAAACTCAACTACCATGTCGTCCATGGAGCCATGGCGGACACCCTTGATCACTCCCCAGTGGTCAGCCCCAACTCCTTCTCTCCAGCCATCTCCCATTGTAGAGGCTGTAAATACAGACTCTCACTGTTACAGCCTCCTTTACAGCTTGGGGTGACCATGTGACCAGGTATGGCCAGTGAAATTTAAGACAAAGTCTGCAGGGGCTCCTAGGAAAGCTTATGTTTTTCTGATAAAAGAGACAGACTGGGTAACAACTCCCTGCTCCTCCCTTCTTCCTACCTTGATGATGGGATGCCTGGAGCCACAGCAGCCATCTTGCTACAATGAGAAAATGGCCAAGAGAATTTTAGAAACATTGACCTGTCATCACCTGACCAAGCCAATGCCAGCAGCCATCCTCCTCCAGAAttcttgtaaataaaaataaaaccctcttGTTTAAGCCATTGCTGGTTGTTCTCTGTTCCCTGCAGCCAAAAGCATTCCTAGCTGACACAGAAGGCCAACCCTGCTGCCCAGAATTACCTGCAGACTGTACTGAAAAGCCAAATTCCTCTTTGCCATCAGAAACCTACTGGATCAGGATCCCCAGCAACAGTGCCTGGTATCTGTTTGTCTACACTTTTTCCATATAGCCTACACGGCACCAGTCTGAGAACCGGTATTTGGGCATCGCTAATTCACACGTCATTCAGTAAGCATTTGTTGagtgtctgctctgtgccaggaaacATGCCACGTGCTGGGGGCacagtgagaaataaaacatCGGGATTATTGCAGTGGCCTCCTCCTACtgttctccctgcttctgcccctgCCCCCTACAGCCTATTCTCAACAGAGCAGTCAAAATGTTAAGATGTTAAAAATCCTGTTAACATCTAAGGCAGATCTGTCACTCGTCTGGCTCCCAATAGAGTCGTTCCTGTGACCGAGAAGGTCCTATACGTCCAGCTCTCTTAACCTCGGCCCTACTTCCCACTGCTCTCCTCTTCCTCACGCAGCTCCAGCCAGCCCAGCCTCACACCCACCAGGCatgtgccccccgccccccagcctttTCACCTGCTATTTCCTGGccgggagtgttcttccctcacAGAGCCGCACAGTTCACTCCCTCGCTTTCTTCAGGTCTTTTTCATGCTCTTTCTAAACCAGGTCCCCTTGGTCGCCCCTCCTAAAATCTCAGCATCACCTACACTCTTCCTATCCCTTCTTTCCCTGCCTTATTTTTCCTCCCTACCACTTATCACCGTCtaacatatattttacttatttatcttgtgtGTCTCTCCTAACGATAATGTCAGCTctatgagggcagagatttttgtctgtcttgtttacgGCTGAATCCTAAAtggccttcctccttcctccttccctgccagCAAGTGGCCTAGCCTGTGCCATGCTGGCATCTAGGCCCCAGGGAAAAGAATCCCAGCCCCATCCCACTCAGGTTTTGAGAAAAGGCATTTGGCCACTTGGGGCATAGGGCACGTAGCAAGTGCTtactaaatgtttgttgaatgaatgagtgaatgagaaaccccttctccctcttcttctttctgCAATACATCCAGCCTCTTCCCAGGTTCAGCCCCTCTCATCACCATCACTCACTTGAATCCTTCCTCCACAATGTCGACCCTGGCCCAGAGGTGTCAATTTGGTCCAGAAGCTTTCCTTTGGCTTCTTGGGCTTTTGTCAGTATTCCTGGACCCTACTAGCACTTGTGCCTTCAGAACTCGTATTGGAGCTGCATGGCTCCTCCACACCACCTTCCAGGCATCCAGAGAGTTAGCTCATCCCTGAAGGCAGCGGTCAGGCCATCACCCAGTCCTGGAGACCCTGGAGAAGGACAAGGCTGCAGCAGTAGCTCTGATGGCAGACCCTGCCCTAAATGGGAGCCGACAGCAGCAAGCCCTGTTCTCACTGAGGCCACACTCTCACACC
Protein-coding regions in this window:
- the FAM107A gene encoding actin-associated protein FAM107A isoform X1, which translates into the protein MGAAQGKKKEYSPGAIFHNENEKQRLNGSASMYSEIQRERADIGGLMARQEYREWNPELIKPKKLLNPVKASRSHQELHRELLMNHRRGLGVDSKPELQRVLEHRRRNQLIKKKKEELEAKRLQCPFEQELLKRQQRLSQLEKPPEKEEDHAPEFIKVRENLRRITTLTREERAL
- the FAM107A gene encoding actin-associated protein FAM107A isoform X2: MAQRLSERVRGPSEATGLYRAVLLRSASMYSEIQRERADIGGLMARQEYREWNPELIKPKKLLNPVKASRSHQELHRELLMNHRRGLGVDSKPELQRVLEHRRRNQLIKKKKEELEAKRLQCPFEQELLKRQQRLSQLEKPPEKEEDHAPEFIKVRENLRRITTLTREERAL
- the FAM107A gene encoding actin-associated protein FAM107A isoform X4, whose product is MAQAQLRTSMYSEIQRERADIGGLMARQEYREWNPELIKPKKLLNPVKASRSHQELHRELLMNHRRGLGVDSKPELQRVLEHRRRNQLIKKKKEELEAKRLQCPFEQELLKRQQRLSQLEKPPEKEEDHAPEFIKVRENLRRITTLTREERAL
- the FAM107A gene encoding actin-associated protein FAM107A isoform X3, with amino-acid sequence MEGSLGAPGGLSREQSSLSPASMYSEIQRERADIGGLMARQEYREWNPELIKPKKLLNPVKASRSHQELHRELLMNHRRGLGVDSKPELQRVLEHRRRNQLIKKKKEELEAKRLQCPFEQELLKRQQRLSQLEKPPEKEEDHAPEFIKVRENLRRITTLTREERAL
- the FAM107A gene encoding actin-associated protein FAM107A isoform X5 — translated: MYSEIQRERADIGGLMARQEYREWNPELIKPKKLLNPVKASRSHQELHRELLMNHRRGLGVDSKPELQRVLEHRRRNQLIKKKKEELEAKRLQCPFEQELLKRQQRLSQLEKPPEKEEDHAPEFIKVRENLRRITTLTREERAL